In a single window of the Melioribacteraceae bacterium genome:
- a CDS encoding carboxypeptidase-like regulatory domain-containing protein, giving the protein MKIFRTLVLFLFVLITLLSCDAPRINPLDPQNPDYNLGILDGYVKTNSIPQLPIANVKVLLNNTSLWTTTNSDGYFKFSAIQRINGLLIFEADGFYNDSISIEWGNSKTRRIDDQILNYSKAGIDGLVRTETLPRTAIGGVQVFLKNQNIMVETADNGSFKIPNLKIQNGWLYFRKPGYSNDSVFVNLETQRNITLDFFMKKLPSIEGTVRNEALPRNIIPGVQVFWKNQNILVETDNEGKFKLENLIVKNGWIYFSKTGYSSDSTFVDIENQRNVMLDIFLRKMPQIDGVIRTVAFPRVVLSNVQVYWKNQNIFIETDNQGRFSLANLNIKSGWLYYSKSGYSPDSIFINLESQRTVSLELFMNKIPLLENFSIYTVVTNLFPNRQLYRLYIQTTINDAENDVDSVFIRCQELNFNKQLFFNPSTRAYERDFDPSELGVASLEEAVGKSFSIIAKDDNRKVFNIGSSNIKRIIKQEVTPRSPVNREVVAPNFTIIWNRFEPGFSFKYRIQIFSDDINRFLIWESGLISSNDVQVVVPNVISSGDYFWVILCIDEYQNVSKSKPASFVLQ; this is encoded by the coding sequence ATGAAAATTTTTCGTACTCTTGTTTTATTCTTATTTGTACTTATTACACTTTTGTCTTGCGATGCGCCTAGGATAAATCCACTCGATCCACAAAATCCCGATTATAATCTGGGGATACTCGACGGTTATGTTAAAACTAATTCAATTCCTCAGCTCCCCATTGCTAACGTTAAAGTATTATTGAATAATACTAGTTTGTGGACTACCACCAACTCTGATGGTTATTTTAAATTTTCCGCAATTCAAAGAATTAACGGATTATTAATCTTTGAGGCAGATGGATTTTATAATGATTCAATTTCAATTGAGTGGGGCAACAGCAAAACAAGACGCATTGACGATCAAATTCTTAATTATTCAAAAGCTGGAATTGATGGCTTAGTTAGAACGGAAACGTTACCAAGAACTGCTATTGGGGGCGTTCAAGTATTTTTAAAGAATCAAAATATTATGGTAGAAACCGCCGATAACGGGAGTTTTAAAATACCAAACCTCAAAATTCAAAATGGTTGGCTATATTTTAGGAAACCAGGTTATAGCAATGACTCTGTTTTTGTAAATCTTGAAACCCAGCGAAATATTACATTAGACTTTTTTATGAAGAAGTTACCTTCAATTGAAGGAACCGTGAGAAACGAAGCCCTGCCAAGAAATATAATACCCGGCGTTCAAGTCTTTTGGAAAAATCAAAATATTCTCGTTGAAACAGACAATGAGGGAAAATTCAAACTTGAAAACTTGATTGTAAAAAATGGGTGGATTTATTTCAGCAAGACAGGCTACAGTTCCGATTCAACTTTTGTTGACATTGAAAATCAACGTAATGTTATGCTAGATATTTTTCTGCGCAAAATGCCACAGATTGATGGAGTAATCAGAACCGTTGCCTTTCCGAGAGTTGTATTGAGCAATGTTCAAGTTTATTGGAAAAATCAGAATATTTTTATCGAGACAGATAATCAAGGCAGATTTTCTCTTGCAAATCTAAATATTAAAAGCGGATGGCTCTATTACAGTAAATCTGGCTACAGTCCCGATTCTATTTTTATTAATCTTGAAAGCCAAAGAACTGTATCGTTAGAATTATTTATGAACAAAATTCCACTGCTGGAGAATTTTTCAATTTATACGGTAGTTACTAATTTATTCCCAAACCGACAGTTATATAGATTATATATACAAACAACCATTAACGACGCTGAAAATGATGTTGATTCGGTTTTTATAAGATGTCAAGAACTTAATTTCAATAAACAGTTATTCTTTAATCCTTCTACCAGGGCATACGAAAGAGATTTTGATCCAAGTGAACTTGGTGTTGCTTCATTAGAAGAAGCGGTTGGTAAATCATTTTCAATAATTGCAAAAGATGATAATCGAAAAGTATTCAATATTGGTTCATCAAATATTAAAAGGATTATTAAGCAGGAGGTAACACCTCGATCTCCTGTAAACAGAGAAGTGGTAGCGCCAAACTTTACAATTATCTGGAATAGATTTGAGCCCGGTTTTTCATTTAAATATAGAATTCAAATTTTTTCGGATGATATAAACCGGTTTTTAATTTGGGAAAGTGGATTAATTTCCAGCAACGATGTTCAAGTTGTTGTGCCCAACGTCATCTCATCAGGTGATTATTTCTGGGTAATTTTGTGTATAGATGAATATCAAAATGTTAGTAAATCAAAACCCGCATCCTTTGTACTTCAATAA